In Polynucleobacter sp. es-EL-1, the following are encoded in one genomic region:
- the sucC gene encoding ADP-forming succinate--CoA ligase subunit beta produces MKIHEYQGKELLRQFNVPVPNGIPAFSVDEAIKAAEKLGGPVWVVKAQIHAGGRGKGGGVKLARSMDEVKKYASEILGMQLKTHQTGPEGQKVNRLLIEDGADIKKEYYFSIVTDRGTQKNVIMASSEGGMDIEEVAESHPEKIIKVFVDPMVGLTDADCDVIAKGIGVPDASIPMARDVFKNLYKTYWDTDASLVEINPLILEGNGKIKALDAKFNFDPNALYRHPEIVAYRDIDEEDAAEIEASKFDLAYISLDGNIGCLVNGAGLAMATMDTIKLFGGEPANFLDVGGGATAEKVTEAFKIMLKNKSVEAILVNIFGGIMRCDVIADGVVTACKAVNLTVPLVVRMKGTNEDLGKKILADSGLPIISADSMAEAATKVVAAVAKNK; encoded by the coding sequence ATGAAAATTCACGAGTACCAAGGCAAAGAACTATTGCGCCAATTTAATGTGCCTGTTCCAAATGGCATTCCTGCATTCAGTGTGGATGAAGCAATTAAGGCAGCTGAAAAACTAGGTGGTCCAGTGTGGGTTGTGAAAGCACAAATTCATGCAGGTGGTCGCGGTAAAGGTGGCGGCGTGAAATTAGCTCGCAGCATGGACGAAGTGAAAAAGTACGCTTCCGAAATTTTGGGCATGCAGTTGAAGACCCACCAAACTGGGCCAGAAGGTCAGAAAGTGAATCGTCTTTTAATTGAAGATGGCGCTGACATTAAAAAAGAGTATTACTTCAGTATCGTTACTGATCGCGGTACGCAAAAAAATGTGATCATGGCATCTAGTGAAGGTGGCATGGATATCGAAGAGGTTGCTGAATCTCACCCAGAAAAAATTATCAAAGTATTTGTTGATCCAATGGTTGGCTTAACAGATGCTGATTGCGATGTCATTGCAAAGGGAATTGGTGTTCCGGATGCCTCTATTCCGATGGCTCGCGATGTATTTAAAAACCTATACAAAACTTACTGGGATACCGATGCATCATTGGTTGAAATTAACCCATTGATTTTGGAAGGTAATGGCAAGATCAAGGCATTGGATGCCAAGTTCAATTTTGATCCGAATGCTTTATATCGTCATCCTGAAATTGTTGCTTACCGTGACATCGATGAAGAAGATGCAGCTGAAATCGAAGCCTCTAAATTTGATCTGGCCTACATCTCACTTGATGGCAACATTGGTTGTTTAGTTAATGGCGCTGGCTTGGCAATGGCCACCATGGACACGATTAAGTTATTTGGCGGCGAGCCAGCCAACTTCTTGGATGTAGGCGGTGGTGCAACAGCAGAAAAGGTAACTGAGGCATTCAAGATCATGCTCAAGAACAAGAGCGTTGAAGCCATTTTGGTGAACATTTTCGGCGGCATTATGCGCTGTGACGTGATTGCTGATGGTGTCGTTACGGCATGTAAAGCAGTCAATCTCACAGTACCTTTGGTTGTGCGTATGAAGGGAACCAATGAAGACTTAGGCAAGAAGATTCTTGCTGACTCTGGTTTACCAATCATTAGTGCCGATTCAATGGCTGAAGCAGCTACCAAAGTAGTTGCCGCTGTTGCAAAAAACAAATAA